In the bacterium genome, GCGAATCTCCGATTCGCGGGAGGCCCTCCACCGGGGGGCCCACCTCCAGCCCTCGGAATGACAAGAAAAGCAAGCAAACGAACCCATTACCGGCTTTCCGCTATCCCTCCACGATCACGTAATCGCGGATCTCATCCCCGTAGGCTTCCCAGCCGTCCTCGGTGACGATGACGGTGTCCTCGAGCTTGACGAAGCCCACATCGGGATGTTTGAGGTCGGTCTCAATCGAGAGCACCATGCCGGCTTTCAGGGGCCGGTTTTCGTAGGAGGCGGGATAGGGAACGGCGCCGCTGCTTGTCAGGTGCGGCGCCTCGTGCTGGATCATCCCCATGCCGTGGGCGAGGAAGGCGGCCCGATCGCCGTGGGCGCATTTGGCCTGCTCGGCGAGGGCTTTCTCGAAGATCTCCCGGCCGGTGGCGCCGGCGCGCACGGCGGTCCGCGCCGCGTCCTGAATGGCGCGAATCTCGCCGAGGAGGTCGCTCTGCATCTGCGTGGGCTCCCCCAGCACGGCCATGCGGGCGAGGTCGCCGAGGTAGCCGTCCTTGTTGCCGCCCGAATCGAGGGAGAGGACCTGCCCCTTTTCCCATTTGTGGAGGTCCGAGGGCGCCCGGTTGTAGCTGGGACCGGCCGCAGTGAGGCAGTACTCGAAGTTGAGCCCGCGCCACACCTCTTCTTTGTACATGCCCTGGGCGATCTCCCGGGTGGTGGCGCCGGCCCGGGTGCTCTTCATGACGGTGGTCATGCAGTCGATGATGGTGTCGGAGGCTTCCTTCAGGATGGCGAGCTCTTCGGGGCGCTTTACCGCGCGCAGCTCGTGGAGGATGGCCTGGGCCTCGACGAATTTCGCGCCGGGGAGTTCCTCCTCCATCGCGGCCATCGCATCGGCGGGGAGAAAGGCCTTCTCGACGGCGATCGTCCCGGTGTCCTGGCCGATCCCGCGGAGAAGGCTGGCGGCCTTCTTGCCCGTCTGGTCGGTGAACCACTGGTTGATTTCCACGTTGGGCACCCAGAAGCCGGGCGTGTTTTCGTACTGCCACCCTTCCATCGCGTTTCCGATGTAGAAGGCCTTATCGGGCGCTCCCTTCGGGTAGCCGAGCATGGGGAGGTAGCGGCTCACCCCGATGGCGTCCTTGTGGGCGAAGAAAAAGAACTTGTAGCCCCCGAGGAGGTACTGGATGTTTTCCTTCGAGGTGGGAAGAATCACGTCCACCCCGGCCTTGTCCATGAGGGCGTCCAGCTTTTCGTTGTCAAAGGGAAGTTTCATGGCCGGCCTCTTGTTTTGAATATGAGCGACCGGCGGAGCGCCCATCTCCTCCCGCCGGTGGTATATTGTGCATCGGTTTTTCGGCAAAGGCGCCTTCCCGCTCCCCGGAGAGATGCCGTCTTTCGGGTCCGGTAAATCGGATGTGAGGAGATTGTCACGGGCAGGGTGCGCAATGCAAGCCAGGGCCCGCCCCGGCCGGTATTCTGGTAGCGGATCAGTTTTCTTGTCATTCCGAGCGCCGGAGACGGGGCCCCCGGTGGGGAGCCTCCCGCGAATCGGAGATTCGCCGGGGTGCCCGGCGCGAGGAATCCGCTTTTCCACAGCAGATTCCTCCGTCGCTGCGGCCCCCACCCTGCGCTCCTTCGGAATGACACCACGGGTCCATTGTGCAAACTGACCCACGATCCGAATCTCCCCGCATTTTCTGCGCGGGCCTTTCCCCCCGCGTGTGCGAGAGTGGGCCTGCCCCGCTCCAAAAGGGGAGCCGGCGGTGTGCCTGCGGGCGGAGGGGCCGGGCTTTTAAAAGGGAGGGCTGAGGGATAATGAGGGATTTTTTGAGCGAGGGGAGGGCTGCGGGATACTGCTCAAAATTGCGGGGTTTTTTGTGCGAGGAGCCTGTTTCGAATTCGCGGCTAGCGGGTTGCCCGATCATATGCGGCGCGGATGGCGCGCCCGGCCCAGACGGCGGCCAGGGATTTCCGGAACGCGCCCGAGGCGTAGAAGTCATCCAGCGGATCGATCCCCTCCGCGGCGAGAGAAGCGGCTTTTCGGATGAGATCGTCGGTGGGTTTTTCGCCGATGAGGGCGGCTTCCGTTTTTTCCGCGCGGTAGGCGCTGGCCGCCACACCGGTTACGCCCACCCCGGCGGCCGCCACCTCGCCGCCCGCACCCAACGTGAGCCTCACCGCCACCCCGCAGACCGCGAAGCCGCTCGCCTGCTGTGCGGCCTTTCCGTAGGCGCCCCCGCTGCGGGCGCCGCCCCCAAGCGGAATCCGGACGGCGGTGAGAATCTCCCCGTCTGCCAGCGCGGTTTCGAGGGGTCCCGTGAAAAAATCATCCGACGCGATGGAGCGGGCGCCCTTGGGGCCGGTCGCGACGAGATCCGCCCGGAGGGCGAGCACCGCGGCCGGGTAGTCCGCCGCGGGGTCGGCGTGGGACAGGCTCCCGCCGATGGTCCCTCGGTTGCGCACCTGTAAATCGCCGATCTGGCTGGCGGTCTCCGAGAGGAGCGGGCAGCCGGCCCGGATTTCAGGGGAGGCCGCGATCTCATGGTGCGTCGTCAGCCCGCCGATGGCGATGGCGTTTTTTTCTTTCACGATCCCGG is a window encoding:
- a CDS encoding Xaa-Pro peptidase family protein, with product MKLPFDNEKLDALMDKAGVDVILPTSKENIQYLLGGYKFFFFAHKDAIGVSRYLPMLGYPKGAPDKAFYIGNAMEGWQYENTPGFWVPNVEINQWFTDQTGKKAASLLRGIGQDTGTIAVEKAFLPADAMAAMEEELPGAKFVEAQAILHELRAVKRPEELAILKEASDTIIDCMTTVMKSTRAGATTREIAQGMYKEEVWRGLNFEYCLTAAGPSYNRAPSDLHKWEKGQVLSLDSGGNKDGYLGDLARMAVLGEPTQMQSDLLGEIRAIQDAARTAVRAGATGREIFEKALAEQAKCAHGDRAAFLAHGMGMIQHEAPHLTSSGAVPYPASYENRPLKAGMVLSIETDLKHPDVGFVKLEDTVIVTEDGWEAYGDEIRDYVIVEG
- a CDS encoding xanthine dehydrogenase family protein subunit M translates to MFPAPFEYHRAKSLDEAIGLLQKYGEAARLLSGGHSLIPILKSRLARPEVIIDIARIPGLAGIVKEKNAIAIGGLTTHHEIAASPEIRAGCPLLSETASQIGDLQVRNRGTIGGSLSHADPAADYPAAVLALRADLVATGPKGARSIASDDFFTGPLETALADGEILTAVRIPLGGGARSGGAYGKAAQQASGFAVCGVAVRLTLGAGGEVAAAGVGVTGVAASAYRAEKTEAALIGEKPTDDLIRKAASLAAEGIDPLDDFYASGAFRKSLAAVWAGRAIRAAYDRATR